catagcacagggagatcagctcggtgctttgtgaccacctagaggggtgggatagggatggtgggagggagggagatgtaagagggaagagatgtgggaacatatgtatatgtataactgattcactttgttataaagcagaaactaacacaccattgtaaagcaattatactccaataaagatgttaaaaaaaaaaagaaaaagaaaaaaaataactaatgCGTCAAGAATCTGTATTTCTTATATTATGCTTTTTCTCCAGGTAAAATTACTCTAGACAAAATTCTAAGTTACCTTCGGAATATCTTTATAAACAGAACCTAGagtacaaaatatttaatatttaatatacacttaacaaatgaataaataaatcaatgtgaatGAAAAGGCTTTGTCTTTATCCTGACATTTCTCCCTTGGCTAACTTAGGAGAATAAGCTCTCATTTGAAAAGTCTGAGTTTGATCTTCCAGTTACATGTTACATTTGGTAAAGCTTATCTCAGATAATCACTGCTTAGATGCAACCAACTTACCATTGGGATATTTACCGTAAGTACAGTTAGACACATTCCCTTTTGTTGGCATAGGCCGGATGTTTCAACAAATTTCACTCTTTCAGCTATCAATGGCTATGTGCCTGAGAGCATACCCACACTAGGATTCTGCTTTGATGACACCGTCCAGTGGCACTTCTGCAGTATGGGAACCCAGAATGACATTTTGACCATTCACTTCACTGGGCACTCATTCATCTATGGAAAGAAACACGAGGACACCTTGACCCTCTTCCCCATGCGTGGGGAATCTGTGACCGTCACAATGGATAATGTTGGTAAGAGCTTGGACACTTAAAGGGGACTCCCTGATCAACCCGGTCTGCTGCAGCTCTCCAGACTACCATGGTTCCTGGGCTTCTCTCCCTGATCCCTTGCAGGCTTTCTTTTCAGGACTACTCATGATTTCTATTTGGGGAATTAATTACTTAAATGGGTCCAGTCCTTTACTGTGCGTTCCATTTATCCTTCTCTGGGCTAAGTGAGAAGTAAAGACACAACAGTAAAAAGATAAGGCATGACTTTGAGAAGAAAGCGTGAGCATTCAGCCACAAAAGAGCATTTCCTTTATCAAAATGCCTTTTTCAGCTTTATAAGACAGCCATCCCACCCTAGGGTTAGTGGTCATCTGATATAGTGCCTTAGAGGCTGGCTTCAGAGACAGCAGTGTCATGGAAAGCACATGGGCTTTGGAATTcatcagacctgggttcaaatcctgctttgCCACTTGATATCTGTGTAGCAATTTGGACAAATTACTccacctcactgagcctcagtttattcatctgaaaaacagaataataatacCTTACAGAGTTGCTTTGACCATTAATTGTTATATGTGCCAAGTGCCTAGGGCTCAGTAGACAATCAACATGTGGTAACTATTGAAGACTTTCCAGGAAATCTTCAGTGTGCCAGCAAATTATACCATTTCAAAGAAACTCAAAACTGCCCTAGGCCCACCTGAATTATTTATTACTTAGAAATATCTATATGTCTCTTATTTGTGGGGGTAAACATCATCATCTTCCCCCTAACTCCAGTTCTCTAACAAAATATGCAACTCACAAGATGCTTATGATATTCAAAGTCCATTTCATTCTTGATTcatccctttaaaaatatattctaaaatagtGACTCTCAAACTATCTGTGCTGAAAGTTGTTTTCTCCCTAATTTTCACTGACCAATACTTTGGGTCTATATTCTGTTAAATGAGATAAGTATGCTGATCACATGATTGGATGTCATAGAAATGTCAAACTGTTAAAAGGTTTCCTATACACTTTACTCTTGACTTCTTTCCTTATGTCACTGTGGAACAGTAAACAACAGTTCACAGATCAGttgtggtccacagaccacagtATCCCTGATGAAAGTTCACTGGAAATTATCTGCCACAATGGACCATAGGGTTTTTATACCTTTTTCTGTACTCAGAgctctctgttctctctgtctctattttgTAGGAACTTGGATGTTAACTACCATGAATTCCAATCCAAGAAGCAAAAAACTGTGGCTGAGATTCAGGGATGTTAAGTGTATCCGGGATTATAATGATGACTCATATGATATTATATACGAACCTTCAGGATCTACATCCATAACTACAAGGAAAATGCGTGAATCTtcagaaatcaaagataaaaataatgatgcTGACTATGATTACCAGAACACACTGGCTTTATCATTAGGAATCAGGTCATTCAGAAATTCATCATCAAAGCAGGAGGAAGATAAGTTCAATCTTACCGCCCTGGCTCTGGAGAACAACTCTGAATTCATTCCTCCAAGTACCAACAGAACTGTTGGTTCAAATTCTTCTTCCCCAGGTAACATTAGCAGGCTTATTGCCAATAACTTTGCACAACCTCTAAAAATTCTTCCTCACCCAGAAGCCACCACAGCTGGTCCACCGCTAGGACACACCAGCTTAGATAAGAACTCAGTTCTCAACCCTCCCACAGCAGAGCATTCCAGCCCTTATTCTGAAGACTCTATAGAAGATCCTCTATACTCAGATGTCACAGGGATAAGCCTGCTTCCATTTGGTACAGAAGAATTCAGAAATCAAGAACATGCTAAACGTAAAAGATTCAAGGCAGGAAGAGGCCGAGGAGCAAAGCATAGGTTCTCCCAGATGGAATTCCCAGCACATAAAACTGGTAGACATTTAAGCCAAGGCAACTCTTCTTCTTCCAGAATAGGGCCCTGGGAGAACCTTCCCAGTGATCTGTTACTCTTACAACAAAAGGATCCATCTAAGATTCTGAATGGGGAATGGCATTTGGTTTCTGAGAAAGGCAGTTATGACATAATCCAAGATGCTGATGAAGTTAAGGTTGTTAATAAGCTGCCAAACAGCCCCCAGAATGACTCAAGGACTTGGGGAGAAAACATCCCTTTTAAAGACAAGCATGGAAAGCAGAGTGGCCACCCAACGTTTTTTGTAACTAGACATAAACCTCTACAAGGAAGACGAGATGGAGGAAATAGTAGATTGAAGAAAGGCCTTTTTTTAATTAGGAcacgaagaaagaaaaaggaagagaagcctgcacaccatgtTCCTCTATCTCCAAGGAGTTTTCACCCTCTGAGAGTAGAGGCCAACACCCCATTTTCAGATGGGAGACATAATCATTCATTGTTACTCCACCCATCCAATGAAACATCTCTTCCCGCAGACCTCAATCAGACACTCCCCTCTATGAACCTTAGCCTCATGGCCTCACTTCCTGATGGTGATCAAAACCCCCCAAATGACACCAGTCAGACAAGCTCCCCTCCAGATCTTTATCAGACAGTGAGCCCAGAGGAACACTATCAAACATTCCCTATTCAAGACTCTGATCCAACGCACTCCACTACAGTCCCCAGTCACAGATCTCCTCTTCCAGAGCCCAGCCAGATACCCGACTATGACCTAAGAAACAAGGCCTTCCCTACTGATGTTAGTCAAACGTTCCCTTCCTTGGAACTTGAAGTCTGGCAGACAACTACCTCTCTAGACCTCGGTCAGCCATCCCTCTATCCAGATCTCAGCCGGACCACCCCTTCTCCAGACCCTGGACAGGAGACTCTCTCTCCAGACCTCAGCCAGACAACATTTTCCCCAGATCTTAGCCAGGAGACTCTCTCTCCAGACCTCGGCCAGATGgccctttccccacaccctgGCCAGGAGACTCTCTCTCCAGACCTCAGCCAGACAACATTTTCCCCAGACCTTGGCCAGGAGACTCTCTCTCCAGACCTCAGCCAGACAACATTTTCCCCAGACCTTAGCCGGGAGACTCTCTCTCCAGACCTCGGCCAGATGgccctttccccacaccctgGCCAGGAGACTCTCTCTCCAGACCTCAGCCAGACAACACTTTCCCCAGACCTCAGCCAGACCTTCTCTCCAGACCTCAGCCAGACAACATTTTCCCCAGACCTTGGCCAGGAGACTCTCTCTCCAGACCTCAGCCAGACAACATTTTCCCTAGACCTCAGCCAGACCTTCTCTCCAGACCTCAGCCAGACAACATTTTCCCCAGACCTTGGCCAGGAGACTCTCTCTCCAGACCTCAGCCAGACAACATTTTCCCTAGACCTCAGCCAGACCTTCTCTCCAGACCTCAGCCAGACAACATTTTCCCCAGACCTTGGCCAGGAGACTCTCTCTCCAGACCTCAGCCAGACAACATTTTCCCCAGACCTTAGCCGGGAGACTCTCTCTCCAGACCTCGGCCAGATGgccctttccccacaccctgGCCAGGAGACTCTCTCTCCAGACCTCAGCCAGACAACACTTTCCCCAGACCTTGGCCAGGAGACTCTCTCTCCAGACTTCAGCCAGACAACACTTTCCCCAGACCTTGGCCAGGAGACTCTCTCTCCAGACTTCAGCCAGACAACACTTTCCCCAGACCTCGGCCAGGAGACTCTCTCTCCAGACCTCAGCCAGACAACGCTTTCCCCAGACCTCGGCCAGGAGATTCTCTCTCCAGACCTCAGCCAGACAACACTTTCCCCAGACCTTGGCCAGGAGACTCTCTCTCCAGACCTCAGCCAGACAACACTTTCCCCAGATCTTAGCCAGGAGATTCTCTCTCCAGACCTCAGCCCGATGGCCCTTTCCCAGGACCTTGGCCAGGAGACTCTCTCTCCAGACCTCAGCCAGACAACACTTTCCCCAGACCTCGGCCAGGAGACTCTCTCTCCAGACCTCAGCCCAATGGCCCTTTCCCAGGACCTTGGCCAGGAGACTCTCTCTCCAGACCTCAGCCAGACAACCCTTTCTCCAGACCTTGGCCAGACAACACTTTCCCCAGATCTTGGCCAGACGACTCTTCCCCCAAACCTCAGTCAGATGCCACTTTCCCCAGACCTCAACCAGGCAACTCTCTCTCCAGACATCAGTCAGACATCCCTTCCTCTTGATCTCAGGCAGACATCACCTCCTCTAGATCTCAATCAGACATCCCACACTTCTGAATCTATTCAGTCATTGCCTCTCCCAGAACTTGGTCAGACTTTCCCTTATGCAGATCTTGGTCAGATGCCATCTCCTCCACCACATTCTCCACTAAATAACACTTTTATACCAAGAGAATTTAATCCACTGGTCATAGTAGGTCTCAGTAGAGATGATGGAGATTACATTGAAATTATTCcaaggcagaaggaagagagcagTGAAGAAGACTATGGTGAATTTGATTTTGTGACCTATGATGACCCTTACCAAACTGATCTCAGGACAGACATCAACTCCTCCAGAAATCCTGACAACATTGCAGCATGGTACCTTCGCAGCAACaatggaaacagaaaaaattatTACATTGCTGCTGAAGAACTATCCTGGGATTATTCAAAATTTGCACAAAGGTTTGGCCAGTTCTCTCCTTTTATATTCTCACTTTTCCACTACTGctaaaaaaaagtaattacagCAGTCTAAGGAGATGATTCTGGGCAAATTATACTAAGTGTAACTTATACTAAGTATCATTTAGTTTCCCTATTGCAACTTGGCCTATACTGTTTCCTTTGTCAATTCCAAGATTAGCTTCTCTACTTTAGGTGACATCTGGACAATATAAGAGCTATCACTCTAAgaagtctatgatattttgtagTTAAATTagccccctcctctctcttcttttctcatcACACATGTTCCTACCTCTCCTTGCTCCAATGCAGAGCCCAACCTATCCATAGCTATAGGCTAATCAATATGATTTCACTGAAGTTGGCTTCAAATCAAAATTTGTGATGTAGAAATCTCCTTTCGCAATTACTTAtttaacaaaaacatttaaaattgtttactGATCGATATAAAGTATATAGCATCTTGGTGAAGATTAATTCAAATTCCATAAGATTCCAGTAGCAGAGGCCAAGGGTACAAAGTAGCTTAGAAACAAAAAGCAAGTTTATACCCTCAACTGAGCCATTCATTACATAATGATTTATCTTGatttaaacttttgttttaacTTGGTTTATAGACTCACTCAGTCAATAACTCTTTAATGAGTACTTATTCTCTcctaggcattgtgctaagtgctgagACTATAAAAGAGAATATAAACACAGGACTCCTGCCCTGATGGAACTTATGTCTAGTTGGGCAGGAAGATATGAACCAAGTGCTCACATAAATAAGTGTAAAAATTAACCATGATAAAGACCAATAAGGAAAGGTGATATTTGGAGATA
This sequence is a window from Globicephala melas chromosome 1, mGloMel1.2, whole genome shotgun sequence. Protein-coding genes within it:
- the F5 gene encoding coagulation factor V isoform X1, translating into MFPACRCLWVLVVLGSSWAGWGSLGAEAARLRQFYVAAQSISWNYRPESTYLSSNTSATSFKKTVYREYEAYFQKEKPRSTTSGLLGPTLYAEVGDIMKVHFKNKADKPLSIHPQGIKYSKFSEGASYPDHTFPVERMDDSVAPGQEYTYEWNISEDSGPTHDDPPCLTYIYYSYENLVHDFNSGLIGPLLICKKGTLTEDGIQKMFDKQHVLMFAVFDESKSWNQTSSLMYTVNGYVNGTMPDITVCAHDHISWHLIGMSSGPELFSIHFNGHVLEQSHHKISAITLVSATSTTANMTMSLEGKWIISSLIPKHFQAGMQAYIDIKNCAKKTRNPKKLTRDQRRHIKRWEYFIAAKEVIWDYAPIIPANMDKKYRSLHLDNFSNQIGKHYKKVVYKQYQDASFTKLLENPDNKQDGILGPIIRAQVRDTLKITFKNMASRSYSIYPHGVTFSPYEDEVNSSSTSGSNTMIKAVQPGETYTYKWNILESDEPKENDAQCLTRPYYSNVDITRDIASGLIGLLLICKSRSLDKRGIQRAADIEQQAVFAVFDENKSWYIEDNIYKFCENPEKVKRDDPKFYESNIMSTINGYVPESIPTLGFCFDDTVQWHFCSMGTQNDILTIHFTGHSFIYGKKHEDTLTLFPMRGESVTVTMDNVGTWMLTTMNSNPRSKKLWLRFRDVKCIRDYNDDSYDIIYEPSGSTSITTRKMRESSEIKDKNNDADYDYQNTLALSLGIRSFRNSSSKQEEDKFNLTALALENNSEFIPPSTNRTVGSNSSSPGNISRLIANNFAQPLKILPHPEATTAGPPLGHTSLDKNSVLNPPTAEHSSPYSEDSIEDPLYSDVTGISLLPFGTEEFRNQEHAKRKRFKAGRGRGAKHRFSQMEFPAHKTGRHLSQGNSSSSRIGPWENLPSDLLLLQQKDPSKILNGEWHLVSEKGSYDIIQDADEVKVVNKLPNSPQNDSRTWGENIPFKDKHGKQSGHPTFFVTRHKPLQGRRDGGNSRLKKGLFLIRTRRKKKEEKPAHHVPLSPRSFHPLRVEANTPFSDGRHNHSLLLHPSNETSLPADLNQTLPSMNLSLMASLPDGDQNPPNDTSQTSSPPDLYQTVSPEEHYQTFPIQDSDPTHSTTVPSHRSPLPEPSQIPDYDLRNKAFPTDVSQTFPSLELEVWQTTTSLDLGQPSLYPDLSRTTPSPDPGQETLSPDLSQTTFSPDLSQETLSPDLGQMALSPHPGQETLSPDLSQTTFSPDLGQETLSPDLSQTTFSPDLSRETLSPDLGQMALSPHPGQETLSPDLSQTTLSPDLSQTFSPDLSQTTFSPDLGQETLSPDLSQTTFSLDLSQTFSPDLSQTTFSPDLGQETLSPDLSQTTFSLDLSQTFSPDLSQTTFSPDLGQETLSPDLSQTTFSPDLSRETLSPDLGQMALSPHPGQETLSPDLSQTTLSPDLGQETLSPDFSQTTLSPDLGQETLSPDFSQTTLSPDLGQETLSPDLSQTTLSPDLGQEILSPDLSQTTLSPDLGQETLSPDLSQTTLSPDLSQEILSPDLSPMALSQDLGQETLSPDLSQTTLSPDLGQETLSPDLSPMALSQDLGQETLSPDLSQTTLSPDLGQTTLSPDLGQTTLPPNLSQMPLSPDLNQATLSPDISQTSLPLDLRQTSPPLDLNQTSHTSESIQSLPLPELGQTFPYADLGQMPSPPPHSPLNNTFIPREFNPLVIVGLSRDDGDYIEIIPRQKEESSEEDYGEFDFVTYDDPYQTDLRTDINSSRNPDNIAAWYLRSNNGNRKNYYIAAEELSWDYSKFAQSEDIDDVSKDTIYKKVVFRKYLDSSFNKLDPRGEYEEHLGILGPIIRAEVDDVIQVRFKNLASRPYSLHAHGLFYEKSSEGKTYEDDSPEWFNEDNAVQPNSTYTYVWHATERSGPENPGSACRAWAYYSAVNPEKDIHSGLIGPLLICRKGTLHKETNMPVDMREFVLLFMVFDEKKSWYYEKKPTRSWSRTSSEVKNSHEFYAINGMIYNLPGLRMYEQEWVRWHLLNVGGSQDIHVVHFHGQTLLENGTQQHQLGVWPLLPGSFKTLEMKASKPGWWLLDTEVGENQRAGMQTPFLIIDRDCKMPMGLSTGLIADSQIKASEFWGYWEPKLARLNNGGSYNAWIAEKLAVEFNPKPWIQVDMQREVLFTGIQTQGAKHYLKSYYTTEFFVAYSSDRTNWRIFKGNSTRNVMYFHGNSDASTIKENQFDPPVVARYIRISPTNSYNKPALRLELQGCEVNGCSTPLGMESGKIENKQITASSIKNSWWGDYWEPFLARLNAQGRVNAWQAKANNNNQWLQIDLLKIKKITAIVTQGCKSLSSEMYVKSYTIQYSDQGVEWKPYREKSSLVDKIFEGNNNIKGHAKNFFNPPIISRFIRIIPKTWNQNIALRLELFGCDI
- the F5 gene encoding coagulation factor V isoform X2, yielding MFPACRCLWVLVVLGSSWAGWGSLGAEAARLRQFYVAAQSISWNYRPESTYLSSNTSATSFKKTVYREYEAYFQKEKPRSTTSGLLGPTLYAEVGDIMKVHFKNKADKPLSIHPQGIKYSKFSEGASYPDHTFPVERMDDSVAPGQEYTYEWNISEDSGPTHDDPPCLTYIYYSYENLVHDFNSGLIGPLLICKKGTLTEDGIQKMFDKQHVLMFAVFDESKSWNQTSSLMYTVNGYVNGTMPDITVCAHDHISWHLIGMSSGPELFSIHFNGHVLEQSHHKISAITLVSATSTTANMTMSLEGKWIISSLIPKHFQAGMQAYIDIKNCAKKTRNPKKLTRDQRRHIKRWEYFIAAKEVIWDYAPIIPANMDKKYRSLHLDNFSNQIGKHYKKVVYKQYQDASFTKLLENPDNKQDGILGPIIRAQVRDTLKITFKNMASRSYSIYPHGVTFSPYEDEVNSSSTSGSNTMIKAVQPGETYTYKWNILESDEPKENDAQCLTRPYYSNVDITRDIASGLIGLLLICKSRSLDKRGIQRAADIEQQAVFAVFDENKSWYIEDNIYKFCENPEKVKRDDPKFYESNIMSTINGYVPESIPTLGFCFDDTVQWHFCSMGTQNDILTIHFTGHSFIYGKKHEDTLTLFPMRGESVTVTMDNVGTWMLTTMNSNPRSKKLWLRFRDVKCIRDYNDDSYDIIYEPSGSTSITTRKMRESSEIKDKNNDADYDYQNTLALSLGIRSFRNSSSKQEEDKFNLTALALENNSEFIPPSTNRTVGSNSSSPGNISRLIANNFAQPLKILPHPEATTAGPPLGHTSLDKNSVLNPPTAEHSSPYSEDSIEDPLYSDVTGISLLPFGTEEFRNQEHAKRKRFKAGRGRGAKHRFSQMEFPAHKTGRHLSQGNSSSSRIGPWENLPSDLLLLQQKDPSKILNGEWHLVSEKGSYDIIQDADEVKVVNKLPNSPQNDSRTWGENIPFKDKHGKQSGHPTFFVTRHKPLQGRRDGGNSRLKKGLFLIRTRRKKKEEKPAHHVPLSPRSFHPLRVEANTPFSDGRHNHSLLLHPSNETSLPADLNQTLPSMNLSLMASLPDGDQNPPNDTSQTSSPPDLYQTVSPEEHYQTFPIQDSDPTHSTTVPSHRSPLPEPSQIPDYDLRNKAFPTDVSQTFPSLELEVWQTTTSLDLGQPSLYPDLSRTTPSPDPGQETLSPDLSQTTFSPDLSQETLSPDLGQMALSPHPGQETLSPDLSQTTFSPDLGQETLSPDLSQTTFSPDLSRETLSPDLGQMALSPHPGQETLSPDLSQTTLSPDLSQTFSPDLSQTTFSPDLGQETLSPDLSQTTFSLDLSQTFSPDLSQTTFSPDLGQETLSPDLSQTTFSLDLSQTFSPDLSQTTFSPDLGQETLSPDLSQTTFSPDLSRETLSPDLGQMALSPHPGQETLSPDLSQTTLSPDLGQETLSPDFSQTTLSPDLGQETLSPDFSQTTLSPDLGQETLSPDLSQTTLSPDLGQEILSPDLSQTTLSPDLGQETLSPDLSQTTLSPDLSQEILSPDLSPMALSQDLGQETLSPDLSQTTLSPDLGQETLSPDLSPMALSQDLGQETLSPDLSQTTLSPDLGQTTLSPDLGQTTLPPNLSQMPLSPDLNQATLSPDISQTSLPLDLRQTSPPLDLNQTSHTSESIQSLPLPELGQTFPYADLGQMPSPPPHSPLNNTFIPREFNPLVIVGLSRDDGDYIEIIPRQKEESSEEDYGEFDFVTYDDPYQTDLRTDINSSRNPDNIAAWYLRSNNGNRKNYYIAAEELSWDYSKFAQSEDIDDVSKDTIYKKVVFRKYLDSSFNKLDPRGEYEEHLGILGPIIRAEVDDVIQEKDIHSGLIGPLLICRKGTLHKETNMPVDMREFVLLFMVFDEKKSWYYEKKPTRSWSRTSSEVKNSHEFYAINGMIYNLPGLRMYEQEWVRWHLLNVGGSQDIHVVHFHGQTLLENGTQQHQLGVWPLLPGSFKTLEMKASKPGWWLLDTEVGENQRAGMQTPFLIIDRDCKMPMGLSTGLIADSQIKASEFWGYWEPKLARLNNGGSYNAWIAEKLAVEFNPKPWIQVDMQREVLFTGIQTQGAKHYLKSYYTTEFFVAYSSDRTNWRIFKGNSTRNVMYFHGNSDASTIKENQFDPPVVARYIRISPTNSYNKPALRLELQGCEVNGCSTPLGMESGKIENKQITASSIKNSWWGDYWEPFLARLNAQGRVNAWQAKANNNNQWLQIDLLKIKKITAIVTQGCKSLSSEMYVKSYTIQYSDQGVEWKPYREKSSLVDKIFEGNNNIKGHAKNFFNPPIISRFIRIIPKTWNQNIALRLELFGCDI
- the F5 gene encoding coagulation factor V isoform X3, whose amino-acid sequence is MFPACRCLWVLVVLGSSWAGWGSLGAEAARLRQFYVAAQSISWNYRPESTYLSSNTSATSFKKTVYREYEAYFQKEKPRSTTSGLLGPTLYAEVGDIMKVHFKNKADKPLSIHPQGIKYSKFSEGASYPDHTFPVERMDDSVAPGQEYTYEWNISEDSGPTHDDPPCLTYIYYSYENLVHDFNSGLIGPLLICKKGTLTEDGIQKMFDKQHVLMFAVFDESKSWNQTSSLMYTVNGYVNGTMPDITVCAHDHISWHLIGMSSGPELFSIHFNGHVLEQSHHKISAITLVSATSTTANMTMSLEGKWIISSLIPKHFQAGMQAYIDIKNCAKKTRNPKKLTRDQRRHIKRWEYFIAAKEVIWDYAPIIPANMDKKYRSLHLDNFSNQIGKHYKKVVYKQYQDASFTKLLENPDNKQDGILGPIIRAQVRDTLKITFKNMASRSYSIYPHGVTFSPYEDEVNSSSTSGSNTMIKAVQPGETYTYKWNILESDEPKENDAQCLTRPYYSNVDITRDIASGLIGLLLICKSRSLDKRGIQRAADIEQQAVFAVFDENKSWYIEDNIYKFCENPEKVKRDDPKFYESNIMSTINGYVPESIPTLGFCFDDTVQWHFCSMGTQNDILTIHFTGHSFIYGKKHEDTLTLFPMRGESVTVTMDNVGTWMLTTMNSNPRSKKLWLRFRDVKCIRDYNDDSYDIIYEPSGSTSITTRKMRESSEIKDKNNDADYDYQNTLALSLGIRSFRNSSSKQEEDKFNLTALALENNSEFIPPSTNRTVGSNSSSPGNISRLIANNFAQPLKILPHPEATTAGPPLGHTSLDKNSVLNPPTAEHSSPYSEDSIEDPLYSDVTGISLLPFGTEEFRNQEHAKRKRFKAGRGRGAKHRFSQMEFPAHKTGRHLSQGNSSSSRIGPWENLPSDLLLLQQKDPSKILNGEWHLVSEKGSYDIIQDADEVKVVNKLPNSPQNDSRTWGENIPFKDKHGKQSGHPTFFVTRHKPLQGRRDGGNSRLKKGLFLIRTRRKKKEEKPAHHVPLSPRSFHPLRVEANTPFSDGRHNHSLLLHPSNETSLPADLNQTLPSMNLSLMASLPDGDQNPPNDTSQTSSPPDLYQTVSPEEHYQTFPIQDSDPTHSTTVPSHRSPLPEPSQIPDYDLRNKAFPTDVSQTFPSLELEVWQTTTSLDLGQPSLYPDLSRTTPSPDPGQETLSPDLSQTTFSPDLSQETLSPDLGQMALSPHPGQETLSPDLSQTTFSPDLGQETLSPDLSQTTFSPDLSRETLSPDLGQMALSPHPGQETLSPDLSQTTLSPDLSQTFSPDLSQTTFSPDLGQETLSPDLSQTTFSLDLSQTFSPDLSQTTFSPDLGQETLSPDLSQTTFSLDLSQTFSPDLSQTTFSPDLGQETLSPDLSQTTFSPDLSRETLSPDLGQMALSPHPGQETLSPDLSQTTLSPDLGQETLSPDFSQTTLSPDLGQETLSPDFSQTTLSPDLGQETLSPDLSQTTLSPDLGQEILSPDLSQTTLSPDLGQETLSPDLSQTTLSPDLSQEILSPDLSPMALSQDLGQETLSPDLSQTTLSPDLGQETLSPDLSPMALSQDLGQETLSPDLSQTTLSPDLGQTTLSPDLGQTTLPPNLSQMPLSPDLNQATLSPDISQTSLPLDLRQTSPPLDLNQTSHTSESIQSLPLPELGQTFPYADLGQMPSPPPHSPLNNTFIPREFNPLVIVGLSRDDGDYIEIIPRQKEESSEEDYGEFDFVTYDDPYQTDLRTDINSSRNPDNIAAWYLRSNNGNRKNYYIAAEELSWDYSKFAQSEDIDDVSKDTIYKKVVFRKYLDSSFNKLDPRGEYEEHLGILGPIIRAEVDDVIQVRFKNLASRPYSLHAHGLFYEKSSEGKTYEDDSPEWFNEDNAVQPNSTYTYVWHATERSGPENPGSACRAWAYYSAVNPEKDIHSGLIGPLLICRKGTLHKETNMPVDMREFVLLFMVFDEKKSWYYEKKPTRSWSRTSSEPSMG